A single region of the Ziziphus jujuba cultivar Dongzao chromosome 10, ASM3175591v1 genome encodes:
- the LOC125420160 gene encoding disease resistance protein RUN1-like gives MDPSHVRKQKGNNATAPNELEKHFRDKIQRWRAALTEAANLSGWDSQGLVGIQKRIEKIESLLCIGSPNVRMVCVWGMGGIGKTTLATAVYNSLYSQFEGGYFLANIREESKRYGLNHLAKKLLSGLLKEAYLDMGTPFVGSNFVEKQLPRKSVLVVLDDVNNSKQLEYLAGEHVWYGPRSKIIVTTRDKQVLSKNAQSIDEVEIYEVEKLDCDEALELFHLNALRNNSLATDYADMSDQAVAYANGISLALKVLGSFLCSKSKEEWESALFKLIVVPNMEIQNVLRLSYEGLADREKEIFLDMHVSSMGMIEMMCKAY, from the exons ATGGACCCATCACACGTACGGAAGCAAAAAGGGAATAATGCAACTGCACCTAATGAGCTTGAGAAACATTTCAGAGACAAGATTCAGAGGTGGAGGGCTGCTTTGACTGAAGCAGCTAATCTTTCTGGTTGGGATTCACAG GGTCTGGTTGGAATTCAAAAAAGGATTGAGAAAATCGAGTCATTATTATGTATTGGCTCACCAAATGTTCGCATGGTATGTGTTTGGGGCATGGGTGGTATTGGTAAGACCACCCTTGCCACTGCTGTGTATAACAGCCTCTATTCTCAATTTGAAGGTGGTTACTTTCTTGCAAACATAAGGGAAGAATCGAAAAGATATGGATTAAATCATTTAGCAAAGAAACTTCTTTCTGGATTATTAAAGGAAGCGTATCTAGATATGGGCACTCCATTTGTGGGGTCAAATTTTGTTGAGAAACAACTTCCCCGTAAAAGCGTCCTAGTTGTTCTTGATGAtgtaaataattcaaaacaatTAGAATATTTAGCTGGAGAGCATGTTTGGTATGGCCCTCGAAGTAAAATCATCGTAACAACTAGAGATAAACAAGTTCTTAGCAAGAATGCTCAAAGTATTGATGAGGTTGAAATTTATGAGGTTGAGAAGTTAGATTGTGACGAAGCTCTCGAGCTCTTCCATTTAAATGCTCTGAGAAACAACTCTCTGGCAACTGATTATGCTGATATGTCAGATCAAGCAGTAGCTTACGCAAATGGTATCTCATTAGCTCTTAAAGTTTTGGGTTCGTTCCTTTGTTCCAAGAGCAAAGAAGAATGGGAAAGTGCATTATTTAAACTGATAGTAGTTCCCAACATGGAAATTCAAAATGTATTGAGACTTAGCTACGAGGGACTAGCTGATAGAGAGAAGGAGATATTTCTTGATATGCATGTTTCTTCAATGGGGATGATAGAGATGATGTGCAAAGCATACTAA